From Gossypium raimondii isolate GPD5lz chromosome 11, ASM2569854v1, whole genome shotgun sequence:
AGAACTTACACCAACAAGGAAATGCACCCACATGGGCCCCTTTACATACCTCCTGACTATTGGCATCACTGCACCAAGAAACATATGTCAGAAAGACAAACTAAACTCAGTTCTCTAAATGCAAGGCatcaaaaataacttttaattgatCATGTCAAATAGACATCAAACAGCAACAACCATGCATGGTAGATGCAGAAATAGAATCTATAACATGGAACTTTAAGCACCAGCGCACCACTGAGTTTTTTACCCCCATGAGCAAGCAAGGATCAAATTTCAGTTTAGTCCGGTAGAAGAATGACACAATTTTGAAGTTGAACGAGGAAAAAACAAACCTCAATAGAAAACATTAAATGCCGAAACTTGTTTGGAAATTGATTCTTCGTAAGCAACATGAACACTACTGTCGTGTAAAAAGGAAGCACTTTTTGTAAAAAGGCAACAATTCATAGAAGGCATTGCACAAAGATAGTCACTGAAGAAGCCATGCCCATGACAGtaatataaaaacttaagtTACAGCAAGATAATCAAATCAAAGCATATCAACTGAAATATATCTAATCagtgaaagaagaagaaacaaatccATATACCATGGTTGAACCCATAGAATGCGCTTGTAGTGCCCCCAACAGCAGAGCCAATCtaaaataacaatcataaacacacaaaataagcCATcctccaaaacataaaaatactcaaaataAAAGACGAAGCAGAAGTACCCAAATTTCCAAAAACGGATCAAATAGAAAGCGAAAAAAAAGGGTCcacattgaaagaaaaagagaaagggaGGGAGAGTTTTTACCATAGAAAAACTATCCCTAACAAGTGGAGCAACAGTCCATTCACTTGCTTCCTGCACCATAGaaccccaaaaaagaaaattaaaaagaacaaggaaaaagataaagataaagATGTACGTAAAGATTATTACCATCTCTTTGGAAAGAGGGCCAGCGCAGTGATGGCAACGCAAATTTCTTAGAGGGTTTGAATTTTccattgcttttctttttttctaacttcaaaaagaagaagaaaaaaacacaaCTCAAAACCTGATGACTCAAGCAGGAATCAATGTTGAAGCTGAGTTCAAGGTTTCAAAAATTACCTTAATTAATTTCCCGGTTTGTCCGTCGGAAAGTTGAAGGCAAAAGAGGGATTACGAGGCTGTGACACAGTAAGCGGCGGGGATGTGTGAAGAGAGATCGAGAGTTTTAAGAAGTTCCTTTACatataaatggtgaaattaggCTATTACTCttttattacatataaattgtgaaattagtCTTTCTTTTCTAGtaatggtaaatttttattttgtataatttttaaattggttaattttaatttctttttaaaattttaatctgtaacaattaaatatatttagttaaaatttgatattaatcATATAGGTTCAATTCAaagtatttaatttgatatttttaggctttataatttttgaacttttaaatttcaaatgataatttcattaacctttttagtattatatgaaaataaacatgtgatatttggtgaattcaaatttagaaagaacataaattaatgaatttaaatattattatttaaacaagattaaaattttaaaatttggataatatgattgttaaaaactatcaaattaaaatataaacaacttatataattgatttggataaaacattttaagaattttcttttagtGATTTTAATTTACACTATTCatccaaccaaaattttattcttaataaaattattatttaaatagatttaaaatatactttcGCCACGCATTGGAAAGTATGGTTCAAGTTTTGAATGTGATAatgtaaatgaatttaaaattaaaattaaatcattataattatttatataaaatatgacatATAATTGAATCTAAtcttttataaaacaaattattaatgtaTTCATATGTTGAATATGAAATCAATGATACATGAGAGATAATATGATTATACCTtaacatcaataaaataaactcgatgattttatttatttgggtgAGTGTTTCTATGagagtaattattttgaaaagtagTAAATGTTATAGgatggattttaaatgattaaggttttaagatattataataaaaattttatatataacataaataatataaatagcaaattggaattttataaaaacttgttaaattattataacatttttaaagggtaaactacacaaaTAGTCACCCAACCATCAAAAGTGGCACCTTAAATAAGAAGTTTGTAATTTAGGCACCCACATTACATAGTTCATTAATTTTGATCACTCCCGTTAAAAGCTCTAATGGAAATCTGgcatgacattttttttaagCACGTGTACCAATCATTGGATGCAACATGGCATAATTTACCACATTATAAGTGTTGCATACTATTTTAGagaactaaaataaaacttactcAATACTAATTATgaaccaaaataaaagaaaataaataaataaatagttgaaaaaatccaaaaattcagACTTCATCTTCATCCTCAGATTTTAacttagaaaaagaaacaacacATAAAAGAAGCTTTGGTGGAAGAAAAAACACTATTCGGAGAAATCAAGAAATCgtccaaaaagaaaatgttcaGTCTTTTTTAGTCTTGAATTTGACCTCTTGAAGTGGAAAGTTTCTAAAGTCACTTAGAGAGAGATTGAGAAATCTTTATATGTTATGAAAGATTTCAAAATCCATTCTTTGAATTCGATTGTTTGAAGGGAAAATGGAAACCCCTTTAGCAGAGGAGCTTTTGAGGAAGATCTAAGTACTTGAAGCGGGACATGCCGATCTCAAGcaagaaatttcaatttttaaaaaattcggTGGCAATTTTTAGACTAGTTTCACTCATTAAAGATCTTACTCTACTTCCCCTCGATGTTTGCACTTCCCGAGGAATGCAATGAAGCTTGTTGCTTGGAAGAAAGGTTCAACTTCGTTTCGGCACTCCTCGTTGTTGCGAAGAGAGAGAAGAACAATGACACTAGCCATagtaacaacaacaacaataacgAAGGAGATGTAGGAGGAGGAGCTATCGCAAGAATTGGGAACATCAAGCCAGTTGCCATCAATTTCCTTCAAAGAAGAGGTGGTTGTTGTTCCCCAATTTTTAGGGTAAGTTTATATGGAACTTAccactctattttattttatgtatgaattatatttgaatttatgtttatatatttgaattgactagaattagtgaatttgacaCATATGTCTAGAaatggactgaattgtaaattCGTGTAAATATTGGTTATATGGAATCAATACAATATGTAAATATGACTATTAATTGATTATAtggctcaaaaatgaaaaattaaattacgtAAAAGAATTAGTATTATCATTTATACAGAAATGATGTCCgagtgaacttagtaaaatgtTAAGATACGTatggcatgtcattagggttatacGCGCGATTGATCGGAGATCTTACATGTTATTACGATATCTAAAATTTGTTGCAAATTCTCGAGTTATACGTATCGTAGTAGACAAGTAACCTCGATATAATGTTAGCTTGTGTGATCAACTTAGTCTCCTGTATCTAAGTTTTTTTACTATAGGTCCATCGGGCGATATtcaattgaatgaaaatggaaattagactatgaaatggaaatgaaatggtatttggttaTACTTGATATATGGATTGTTACATGACTTTGTTTAAATTGTGATATTACTTATGATTCTAGAATGTAACTAATACATTTAATTAGTGATGTTGTTATCTGTATAGCTATGTCATAATGTGCCAAGGATAGTTAAGTTGGTTTCCGAATAGATTAGTTAACTATGCCTTAATGATTAAGGTatcatttagtttttatttgaagTTACTAAGCAGTCTTAATGCTTACCTTGGTTGTTTACTTTCCTTGTAGATTTTCACCTAGCAGAACTGCCAAGCCGAATTAATGAAGGAGCATTCACTATCTCAAGACGGTAGTTATAAAGTCATTTTGAATCTAGATTATGTGGCATGTAGTTAAAAGTCCCTAGTATGTATTTGGGTATTTTGGGATTTGGTAGTCTCATGTTAATAGTGATAATGGTTGATTTATGTAACACCACATCCGTTGCCGGAATAGGGGttcggagcattaccgaagctTATCGATCAAACTGACATAAATTTCATACActtcatatcatataatattcaagtCAGAACCaattaatttcatacatattgttccttatttgagccctcgaggcctaaaatatgtgttagaaataagtcgggactaatttgaaaactCAGGGAATTTTTcacaatatattaaaaaaattcaaagctgcaggtttcacacggccgtgtggccaagccatgtgactcacacggccaggAGACACACACGtatctttctcctttctttcttttcctttttctttttccttcttttttctttctgtttcgtttctatctttctttatttatttctttttttacttattttattcacttattattttgttttattgtacattaatatattgttatataatataataaatatacttaggtttattttataatgtatataataaattcacaaaaatcTACCTTATGTTGCCTCATAAAGAAACAATGGcataattgtttatttaatccctttaatttttctttaatctataattcaactttcaccctatatgcaatttagtccttatacctaattactcttaattcatgcaaattcacttaaccaaaacctaattaactacacaactaacttcgtaaatatttttaataaatatttacaagtttgatTTACAAAAACGGAGTCTCAAGAATACATTTTCCGACACCCCTGACTATCAGGTCGTTACAATTTGATTATAACTTATGGTATGAAACCAAATGAGACATAATTTGGTCAAGATGATGTTATGAAAGTAATAATCTTATTCATGAATGATTTGTATgctataatttgaatttgaacaatttgaaataGCTAGAGTGCTTGATGATTTGTAAATGGTGAATTGAATGTTAGGTATGTTATATGGTTTGGTGATTGATTTGGTTCGTTCAAATCAAGTTTAGAAAATTACTTGGTCTTAAATTGCATATTGAGGATAGGAATTGAAGATAATAGTATTTTGAATATGGCTAATTGACTTGAGAAGTAAATAAGCTTGAATGTTGAATGTTTGGATCGTATAATCTTGAATGGTTGATTTAGGTGCTTCTGTACTTGGATTTGGTTGCCAATAGAATGGTTTACTAGcttattttatacaatattgATTGAACACATAGAAAGAAATGATTTACAACTCTAAAATTAGGTACCAAATATGTATTTTGCCAAAAATAGGGGCAACGTCGCGACCTCGAACTTTTGACATCGTAATGTCGCCATCACAGAGAGTGATGTTGTGACGAGCATAGGCATGTCATCACAACTTGGCCATGCGACGTGACATACTATGATGGCCACATCGTGATAAGGATATGACAAAGTAATGACGTCAATCCAAACATTTTGAAACCTTagaatttggtcctaattcgaGAGTGGACTAATATAAGAGTATTCTTAAGCCTATGTACATCTTGAAATTAGTTATATATTGCTTTATATGTTTATCTTGCTTGTATCTAAGTGTATAACAtcatgaattgaatgtttatttgATGGTTGATGCTCCGATAATTAGAGTGGCATTTTGTAGCTTAGATCCGACGATCGGATCAGAAAataggtgttacatttaatggtatcagagttatggtttagttaattttaagaCTAAATCGTGGTGTAAgtggagtctagaaatacatgtcacAATAgtctatgatagtgtgatacgtaCTGATTTGAATCGACTTTGTTTCTCATAGAGATAAACCATGTCGACTGATTCGAATCAAGTCATAAGCAATAAGGTTGAAAGTAATACTCTCGTTTTGATCAGGGAGTTGCTAGAAGTTTGCCCGTTCCGTAAAAGCTTAAAAATGAAGCTAGAAACGCATTTATGAATATGATGAACCAATGGTTCACACAGTTTATAGTAGCTACTCCTTCCACTCCCCAACAACAAATGCCTCTCATCTATAGTAATGCCTCTAATAACACCACATCAACTCCAAATTCCTCATCAAATACCGGTGACTCACCCTCTGATCGAAAAAACTCCACAAATGTGGAGAAGAAtaattcaaaagaaagaaaaacggtgacataaaaaaattaagtattggCTAGAAAACACCAAAGAATCATTGATAAGTTGATGTGTTTTCCCAAGGATAGCGTGAAATGTGTCATGTTTTTACTTGAAAAAGAAACATATCAGTGGTAGACAACATTAACATCAGTAGTCTTGAGAGATTGAGTGGATTGAGAATTCTTTCAGACCAAATTTAGAAAGAAGCACATTAGTCGattatatttaaagaaaaataatagggAATTCATAGAGCTAAAAGCAAGGAGAAATTATGGTTGTTGAATATGAATGAGAATTTGTTCGCCGTAGTAAGTGTGCCAAAAAGCTAGTATCTACCAAAGTCGATATGTGTACTCATTTTGAATAGGGTCTAAGCGAAGGTATTCGTATGTTAGTGGGAGCATTGGAGTTG
This genomic window contains:
- the LOC105804508 gene encoding uncharacterized protein LOC105804508, which translates into the protein MENSNPLRNLRCHHCAGPLSKEMEASEWTVAPLVRDSFSMIGSAVGGTTSAFYGFNHVMPIVRRYVKGPMWVHFLVGAPPVIVFSSACAGLAGGAVPALAQLASSSYHAAFSSSSSSLPPSSQDDKMHKSRTNSTL